Genomic DNA from Carassius auratus strain Wakin unplaced genomic scaffold, ASM336829v1 scaf_tig00019290, whole genome shotgun sequence:
ttcaaacaacacgagcgcttcttgctctctctctctcccttgtgcatattaagaaaaatcattaaacacgatagaaaaagggcgaaacaccaaagtttcacgcgcgctcgcgcactcacagtcttcaaactacacgagcgctgtcttgctctctctctctctttctccccctcgtgcatattaaccaaaatcattagacacaatagaaaaagggcggaacgccaaagtttcacgtggggcattcggagattttttttttctccatgacaggctgctggctcccactgttattattattattttttttttttgaaaagcactctctgtattggCTTAAAGCCCTAATGTTTACATGGGTTAtggtattctttcaattgctctaaacaagtattttgggtgaactttttttattgaatgctagacatcaagttgttgttattttcatctgaaagaagaactttttttcagtaagctaggccctatgtgttcagtaagcttgttttagtaagctatgtgttttcaaggcttcaaggttttattgaatgctatctctatacaagtgcaaagtaatgcattcttagtcagtcttttattttttaattttaagagcaataaacatatattgcaatgttaaggaattcatgtttttttcattcagatatgtaaatcaacatgtataaattgttagtagtcaattaatggggagataatctaAATCGAATCAGTCTgtaaaaattaatcgttagattaatccatacatcgaaaaaataatcgctagattaatcgtttaaaaaataatcgtttatcccagccctatctctgactaaatctaaaatatcttaaactgtgttcggaagataaacggaggtctcaagggtttggaacgacatgaggttgagtcattaatgacataattttcatttttgtgtgaactatccctttaatactatGATACAttgttttcatgattctttgataaatagaatggtcacaaaacagctttcatttgaaatataaatatatgttagggctgtgcaaaaaaatcgaatgcgattctcatgcacatctcatcagtaaaaacgctcctttaattggaagtattatctccagcacgtgcgttcagatcagggttgccaggttttcacaacaaatcctgccctgttacttctcaaaactagtccaaaactattcgcgattccaggaggttcccagataaaaaacaaatacttcccggggttaaaatatacgttttgctttttggcatggttgtcttggtaaaattcgcattttaggggctaaatatcacgttattggtattgggttTCCTTTGatccgcggacatgaaaaacaatcgcagacttggcaacaatggttcaggtggagcggcagttactacacagagccgtagtctaccgacaactaactcaaaattgctttcaaaatcgacaaagaatcgccaccgattttTAAATCGATTtggtgtagattgtcagtgaattacggcttggTGTAGTAAATGCtaaccaatgttgccaagtctgtggttgtttttcatgtccgcgggtggAAGTGACCCCAAtagaaataacgtgatatttagcccctaaaatgcgaactttaccaaggcaaccatgccataaaacttaaattttaaccccggaaagcaattttttatcagggaacctccttgaaacgcgattgggctagttttggactagttttgagaagcaaccgagcaggatttgttgtgaaaacctggcaaccatgatctgaacgcacgtgctgggagatatacttctaattacaggagcgtctttactgatgagatgtgcatgaaaatcgcattcgattttttgcacagccctaatatatgtaaccctaaatatctttactgatcattttaatgcatccttactaagtattcatttatttaacaaaacttttactgaccccaaacttttgaatgctagtgtatatAGTAATTAAAATGACATCTTATAAGGCTGCATTTCCCTACACCAAAATCTCACAAAAAAATCAAACACACGTGGATCACAGCACTGCATTAGGAGGATGAATTGCATAAGACTTTTTAACCTATTTGCTCTGTAAAATGAATTACACTGTACACTGATGCCTTTATGAAATCGTAATTACGTTTTCAACACTGATTCTGGTACTTCCGGTTGCACATCTCATTAACCACTCACGTcatataaaaatgaattcaatGCAATCCAGGAGAAGATGAGCAGCTTACCAATATAGTAAACTGAGCCGTTGTTACAGCCCAGCAAGAGGAAGGAGCCAGCAGTGTCGCAGCTCGTGATGGGCACTACATCCTGCACCTGTACAAGTGATGTATTGCAAATGAAGTTATCAAATATGAACAGTGATAATATGTCTGAATGTAGTATAAAAGTGAAATTGCTTTACCTGCCAGTGCTGGGTGACAGCGTTCCACACTCCTACCTTCCCCGTGTGACTGGTGGCAACCAGCTGACTCCCAATGAAGAACAGAGAGTCAACTGGTACTCCAAGACTGAACACACCTTTACAAAGACAGATAAACATTATCTTTAAATCGACACACATGAGTGACTGCGCATTTCATTTTTGTTCTGTCCTTCTACCTATTTCACTTCCGCTCCCTCCATCCTGAATACTCCACAATATAATGCTGCTCTCTGATGATGCTGCCACCATCTTGTCTTTATCTCCATGTGGGCCACCAACAACTTTTGCATTGAGGGCCACCCGCTCAATGGCCCAGTCCAAGTAAGGGCTGGAAAACACCTGCTGCCAGCCGGTTGATTCCTTTATCCTAAAGAACCATCCCAGTCTGGTGAGTATAAcccttattattttacatttcaaagtGTGGTCTGTAGCTTTACCTGTAGCAAATTACAAAATGTGCATAAGCAGCTACAATCCAGTTATGATGGCCAGCGACAATCAGCACCTTCCTAGGGTCCACTGGTGATCCtgttgtaatataaaaaaaaatccaaaacaatACCTCAATATGTTGATACACAAGTAGGCTGAAatgttgatggtagccattgacttctgtaGTATGgaaataaatactatggaagtcaatggttacgGTAAATTGTTTGTTTACTCATATTCATCAAAacatcttttttgtgtgtgtgctaaaataaagaatgaatcgatatgggtttggaacaacttgaggatgtgtaaacagattttaaatcacagaattttcatttttgtgtaaactatccattgatttcatttatatgtaaattaacaGACACTCActgtttggttggttggttaaaaaaaaatcatcatggaTTCATCAAAGAAAgtaattaacataaaaacattCAGTTGAGTGGACCCAGTAATATTTGTTAGtagaattttaattaatatattattaagtaATTTTTCAAGTTTatgcaaaaacacaaaaagaacaaaacacagTTATAATATGATAATACAACAAGCTCATGTGTTgagaacataaaaatatattgttctaTCTCTGGAGCTGTTGTGTGTCTACTTTGAATTTTTGGTTCAAATTCTGGTTTGGTGGAGCACCCACATTGAGCTTTTTGCTTACTGGATGTGTgcacttggatttttttttttttttttttgctaaacacTTCTTTTTGTACCATTATAACAAATCCTATGTAAAcacatatttcaatgtttttctgtttttctgttgttctgtcaatttttataaaattattatccAAATTCTCTGTGATTTTGGCTCAGTACATTTTGCCCTGGGATAAATAAATGcaccaaaatgcaataaaaatggtTATAAAAGGAAGGCCTGTCCATTAACTTGTTTTCCCCATCTCTTTCTCATCATTCTTCTCACATGACTTCACTGGGCACAGAGGATATAAAAGGCCTTTTAAGATGACCTCACCCTGCCTACTGCACTACTGCTTATAAGGGGAATACTTTGTCTTCATGGCACCCCAACCCCTCCCCCCACATGCCCATACCAGAATGGAGCACATGTTATTCTCCAGTCTGCTTTGAGACAGCTACAACCAACCCAGTTCTAATGTTCTCTGTACTCTCTACTGCTGCATCTAATACAGCTTTCAAAATCCACAATGCATTTATGAAAGTATTCTATAACATGGTTCATTAAAACTGTTAACACAAATATGTGAGATCATACTCTTAGTCAGTGGTGATTCTTTTATCTTctttaagtatttttatatacatacatacatgtaataTATCTTTTTTTGCACAGCATCTTTAATCATCTAAGTTTCAGTGTAACCACAGAAGTAACTGCACCGTTTTTACTCACCCAGTCTTTGAGGTCCATCTGCTCCAGAAGGTCCAGGGAGAGAAGACTGAGGGCAAGAACGAGGGTAACCCCCCTCTGCGCCACTGGGGCCCGAGCGCTCCTCTGGACCTGCAACAGCTGCACCCTGCCCTCCGGCACTGCTCCGCGCTGGGAGAGCTGAAGGACAAAGATACCAGCCTCATCCTGATCTGTTATATTTGGCACAGAGGATGAAATGGTGACTGCTTTTCCTCTATCTTCCACAGATCTACTCTCAACCTACCTGGTGGAGGGAGGTAGCCATGAAACAACACACTTCCACATGACGATCGCTCCAGTTCTTCACAAAGCAGTAAGCGTCGGACTGACCATATCAGTGACAAACAGAGATGTAAGGTAAGATGTATACATGCATAAATTAGGTGCTGCACCTAATTCAGTCACATTTCTTTTTCTATTACATACCTAAGGGGGTAATACCATAGAACTCGGCTTCATGTCGAAGGATACTTATGTTAACCCCCCTATCAGAGAAAGCATGGGGATTACACacaataaactatatatttttgggATATGTAATGGATAACAAATAAGTATATGTTATGTCTCACCTCAAGTCCAATTCTTTTGTTCGAAGAAAGTTTAAAATGGGGGCAAAAGCTGTTGGGTCTCTGTCAATAAATATCTTataggaaaaaaaagagagatctcTTTCAGAGCTGGATACATTTCTAATTTGTTTGCTTCTGgaaaacttaaattatttttaacaaagaacacacaaaacatggttatttaatattcattcattattattattaatattattattattattattattatttatttttttggtatgcttacattaaaaacaaaaccatcAAAAAAAGTAGATAAAACTGCTTTTCAGGACTTTACTCACAGCTCCAGTTTCATCCCGAAGTGTTGATATTCTTCCACTAAGTAAACTGAGCACAAAAAACATGGACAGAGAAGAATGGATAGAGGTTtagtatataaacatataatatatatatatatatatatatatatatatatatatatatatatatatatatacacacacacacacacacacacacacacacacacacacacacacaaagaagatAATTCTGGATGATCTATATAGTGTTTATATTATgacaagtcacactttttttaacttttcatacTTATGTATGTAGCATACTGCAACTTACAGAACTCAAAACTTCCCcccagtcagaaaaaaaaaaagagcagaaaaacAACATGCTATGGCCCTGCTTCAGACAATCTTATCTTACCTTGAGAAGAATGAGTCAGGAATCCATGTCAGAGTCTGCCTTGATGTGCTAAATCTGAAAATATGTAGATAGGATTATTGATACAATcaatttttttaagtcattttatttcaCTCAGTGAGCTAGAACTAGAACAGTTATTGTTACAGTAAGaagatttcatgtatttataatatttttaatgcacaGTTTTATTATAGTAACTTAAGTAACCATGCTATCACGGGGGAATTTGTTACTTCTATTAGGGTGTTTCTTCTGTTTATACATGTATGTTTCATTATGGTGGTAGTTTAGGGGGTTTTGGAGGTTATGATGACATCCTGTAGTCAAGCATTTGGAAGCTGAGGAACTGAAAAGATTTAGTCCCATTGACGCAATAATAGTTGTGGTTAGGTTCAAGATGTGTAGTCTGAGCTCAAAATGATGTGCTTTATAGCTTAAGGCATGGTTAACGGACACACTTTGTGTACCGTAACGCTGATTACGTCATATCAAAGTCAAAATCCTCTTCACGTTGACGTAGCCTTTGATCtcaaataaaactgttttgactTCGAGTTCGCGTAAAGAAGTCATGACGTCAGCATACCTCGTTCCTCCGACATTCAGCTGGATGATGTCACCCATTCCAGGTGTTGAACTGTTCCCAATTCCAGCCATCGTCTAATTCCGAACAGTTATACACGCGATTTGATTATCCAGTTTGTGCATCGATTCCTCAAGATTCTCTTTAATCTTCCTCACGACCCCGCGATAAATTATGCGTCACCAGAAGGACGTGTGAGATGGAACTGTTCGTACACAGTGTTCTCCATACTCAGAGCTTTAATAAACAACTCAAAACACGGCCTTCAACTATCAAAGGCCCTTTTCTGTAGCCTATGGGACTTGGGAACGCTACGTTCAGTGTTGTGGACGCCATAGAGCGATGCTAGAACGTTGTGGACTCATCAGAACGTCAGCCAATCGAGCAGCGTCGTTCCTGACACAGGACGCAGACCACGCCCAGTGTTCCAGTGTTTTGGGAGTGTGTCTTGAGGAGAAAGCTGAACATCTCATCTACACAGTCTTAAAGGTAtaggctacttttttttttttctttcttttttttttggctacttACTAAGGttttacaaataaagaaatgaacatcacttaaaatataaaaggACATGTAACGTTACACTGAAATACACTAGTATGAGATGAAGGCGCTTTTTAATCTACAGGGAGCTGGTCGCCACTTATTAGTACCACAATCCTTCCATGACCAGCTGTCATGCAATTGACCACTAATAATAATTAGCATAGCAATATGTTTAGTGACTTAAATGTGTGCTCAAGGCGAGGTGACTCAGTCgatgtaaaataaaactgattttacaAAGTATTAGGTTCTGGGAGTCTTCAGCTCATGTAAgtgaacataaaaacatatagcctatatttattttatttatttatttctttatgggTAAAGATTGCTGTAAGTAATTACAATTGACCGTACACGTTTTTTGGAGTGTGCACTACAAACCTACTATGCATTACCAATATCAACTGCAGAAATATGTATTACGACCTGCAAAACTAGTATGCGTGCAACTACTAAAAACTGCTTATATTAACTTTCTATAGTATAATAATAGACAGAAATTTGCACACACACCCAGGCACAAGTATTGACTGAAACATTTATTGCAGAAAATGGTGTTATTCGGTATTAAGGCATACGTCTTTCCTCAATTTCTCCAGAATTTCTCACCCTGTTGTAGTAACACTGCAGTGACAGCACAGTGTTCAGCACTGACCTTGTTCAAATAAGCAGACCAAAACACAAGGTATCGTGTTTGTAGGGAACAATGAAAACAAACTATTCCAGTTAGTTTACAGGTTTCACTAAACCCTAAATGGCATCTATTAATTCCTCAACCAAATTATCATTATGGATTTTACTATTTCCTTTGAACGTTGTATGTTAAATCCATATCCGTATCTCTGTCACAGTTGTAGCCTCTtgggtatttgattggcttatgAAGTCATAAGAATAAACAGCATTATCATCACAGAAACTTTAAAGCCTGCTAAAGTTTCATTAAGTGGTTGGACATCTCAGTCAGGTTATGAAGGTGATGTGAAAGGTGAAGAGCATGTATATGGTACAACTAGTGACTTATCAGGACTGATGCAAATTAGAGTCTGGCCAAGAATTGCTATACAATTCAAATTTGGAAGTATCTTAATTCATTTTAGTACACTAGTACACACACACCCATGCAAATATTTCTGGGAATCAAGCTGGAACATAAATAGAAGGAACAAATACTCAGAATGGAATGCTTCAAATTTCTAgaacacaatttataaataaaaaaataaacttgttaatgtacaaattaaatagtatggtcatattaaaaataactaaaaacttaTTTCATACTTAATActtacacaaatgtaacaaaagacATGATGTGGTTAAGCCACTGGAGTCTGATCATATCCAAAATATTACCCTACTGCATATAACAAGAATAGTAAATGTCAAGTGCATGGAGTGTCACCAAGCcagtttaaatataatataaatgtgtgttggtAAGCTGCACTCATTTAAAATTAGCATAGTCTGAGTAGATGTCAACAAAATCTTGCACAACTCTGTAGCAGAAGTCATATTGTTCCTGAAAAGACAAATGGAAATACATTATATCATAATTCACTCAGTCAAACGCCAAAACATGTactctattattttaattattattacaattattcataTTGTTACATAACAGTGAAGCCATCAGATCTATGTGAATTATGCACAGTGTTTTGCATTCTTACCACAGTTTGGACCATATGAGGTCTCCGAGTGCGTAAACTCTTCACTGTCTGGAATACGTCCAGTAACCCCTCGGCTTTGACCCGCTCTAAGATGTTGCTGAGGGCAATGAAGGTTCCGGTCCGACCAGCACCAGCACTGatgtcacacaaacacaaaaatacaaaatatacttttatgatAGGTTTTAAAGAGTTTATACAAAAAATTGCTGCtgaacaatttgaaaaaaaattatatttaacaatatggtgtgtgtgtgtgtgtgtgtgtgtaagtgagcgAGTGATTGAGAGAGTATTTGTACCTGCAATGCACCACTATAGGGTTATTTCCAGATTGCTGCTGTTGTTTCTGCACTGCAGCAATAATATCAATCATTCCCTTTCCGTCTGATGGGATTCCAATCTCTGGCCAACCATGGAAGTGGAACTGTCTGACTAGACGGGTCTGCTTTTCCTGCAAACAGCTCAATTTAGCCTCAATTTGTGTAAAATAAAGGAAGCTCCTAAGTGAAGTGTGTGTTGAAGcataaaaaggtcaaattcaCTGCACATTTAACTCACTGATGCATATGACAGCAGCATGTCTCGAATGCTGAAAGTCTCACAGAGTGTGTCTCTCTTCAGCTCCAGTACATAATCTCCAAATGAAacgctgccctctgctggccagtaacGCACGCACTTCTCCTGCAGTGGGAGTTGTCCGACATGACATGGAATTGTggacaaagaaaaatatgttatgtttatatattaattatatttatatagaatataaatgtatatacataatgtaaatatatactgtatgtgtgtatttatatatacataatacataaacagTACACGTACATAtattatgttaacaaaaacttagttgggatgcaattaatcacaataaatcggttgacagcactaattaatatataaatattacaaatataaatataaactatacctgctctctctctttcagctcaGTCAGCATGACAATAGAGTGGCACTTCCTCTCCCATACCATTCGCCAGAAGTCCTGCACAGTGTGAGCTAAAGGTGCCTGAGTAGCTATAAAGTAATCCTTCTTCCTATAACCCTGCAAAGGTAAAGTCATGAGAACATTTCCCAATGctctgtttaattatatatatatatataattaatatatatatatatatatatatatatatatatatatatatattaaaacatgtaaTGTAACATGTATGTAAACATAGCCAATAGTTGTTttattgtataatgtataaatgtattcttattataggcaatatttttactttttatgaaacATATACTTACATCTATGAAAGATGCATTGATGTAGTCTGTGAATTCTAGCCCTCTTTTCATAGATAATATTACCCTGTTGAAGTCATCTAGTAATAAGACAGGATATTgattacaaaaagaaagaaagaaaaagtactGAAATGTTAAATCTGTATCTCTAAATATATATCCCTCTTCTCACATGGGATGATCTGCAGTACTCTGTTCTTTCTCATGTTGGCGGGAAGATTTCCGGTTCTCATGTTCTCCTTCATTATGCGGACATTAGTCAATTTCTAAGAAGATTCCAAACAAAACAATgtgttaaaaataactttttatttttgcattttatgtttaTAGTAAATCATGAGACCATTCCATACTCTTGCTTAGCAAATCCTTGGAATGTGTGTAATGTGGTTCTTACTCTGAATTCTTCCTCCAGACCCACTCggtccatctgtgtgtgtgtgttgtggagttTGTGGAGGTGGCCTTCCAAAGAAGCAATGTCTAACTCTGTGTCACCATACAGGTAATGCTCTAAAAGTGCctgataaatgaatgaatactgCATCTGTGGGCGAGAGAGAAGAAATCAGTGGCCAGTCACTGCTGAAATGAGTCCAATACAGAAGAAGGACTGCACAAAGTCCTTTACGTCTGTTTGAATGAGCTGACAGCGCTGCTTTCTTATCCTGGACACAAAGCCAAACACGTCCACCCTTGCTTCAGCGTGCATCATATCCATCATCGCGTCAATCACAATGAACGTCCCAGTCCTGCCAACCCCAGCACTACACAGAAAGATAATGAGTCGTGAGATGTGAAGTATGAGATAACGTAGTAAAAACTGCTGGGTTTTCATTTTACTATTTGAACATTGAATTACTATTCTGGGCTAGATAATTATCTCAGTCCACTCGAACATGGGATCAATTTgatattaacattcacaatgcTGTGAATGTTGCAGGTTTTTACCATACAGCATACCAGGAAAAGTTGGAGTTGGCCATTTCACTGCAATAAGCGACTATTCACACTTTAACATGTAGGAAAGTCTGTGGTTC
This window encodes:
- the LOC113076197 gene encoding receptor-type tyrosine-protein phosphatase epsilon-like, which gives rise to MMVLFLVSAALISNSSSHGNLTTESPAPQGSHVLASGLVTSLLLVIFLLLIAYILRFREQRKDLVVSVDKKLPNGFSEDQEQTLVLLPRSPSPSKRYFPIPQDSLEEEFRLRMADDGKLFREEFNSLPCGFGCGTFEAASRDENREKNRYPNILPYDHSRVLLSHIDGYMGSDYINASFIDGYREKNKFIAAQGPKPETVGDFWRMVWEQKSATIVMLTNTRERKEEKCYQYWPEQGCWIYGCVRVAVEDVTVLVDYTIRKFCVQHHAADGCRPPRLVTQLHFTSWPDFGVPLTPIGMLKFLKKVKTVNPAHAGPIIVHCSAGVGRTGTFIVIDAMMDMMHAEARVDVFGFVSRIRKQRCQLIQTDMQYSFIYQALLEHYLYGDTELDIASLEGHLHKLHNTHTQMDRVGLEEEFRKLTNVRIMKENMRTGNLPANMRKNRVLQIIPYDFNRVILSMKRGLEFTDYINASFIDGYRKKDYFIATQAPLAHTVQDFWRMVWERKCHSIVMLTELKEREQEKCVRYWPAEGSVSFGDYVLELKRDTLCETFSIRDMLLSYASEKQTRLVRQFHFHGWPEIGIPSDGKGMIDIIAAVQKQQQQSGNNPIVVHCSAGAGRTGTFIALSNILERVKAEGLLDVFQTVKSLRTRRPHMVQTVEQYDFCYRVVQDFVDIYSDYANFK